Proteins encoded together in one Prionailurus viverrinus isolate Anna chromosome B1, UM_Priviv_1.0, whole genome shotgun sequence window:
- the PPM1K gene encoding protein phosphatase 1K, mitochondrial, with protein sequence MSTAALITLVRSGGNHVRRRVLLSSRLLQDDRRVTPTCHSSTSEPRCSRFDPDGSGRPATWDNFGIWDNRIDEPILLPPSIKYGKPIPKISLENVGCASHIGRRKENEDRFDSAQLTDEVLYFAVYDGHGGPAAADFCHTHMEKCIMDLLPKEKNLETVLTLAFLEIDKAFARHAHLSADATLLTSGTTATVALLRDGIELVVASVGDSRAILCRKGKSMKLTIDHTPERKDEKERIKKCGGFVAWNSLGQPHVNGRLAMTRSLGDLDLKTSGVIAEPETKRVKLHHADDSFLVLTTDGINFMVNSQEICDFVNQCHDPNEAAHAVIEQAIQFGTEDNSTAVVVPFGAWGKYKSSKINFSFSRSFASSGRWA encoded by the exons ATGTCAACAGCTGCCTTAATTACTTTGGTCAGAAGTGGCGGGAACCACGTGAGGAGGAGAGTGCTGCTGAGCTCCCGCCTTCTGCAGGACGACCGGCGGGTGACGCCCACGTGCCACAGCTCCACTTCAGAGCCTAGGTGTTCGCGGTTTGACCCAGATGGCAGTGGGCGTCCAGCCACCTGGGACAATTTTGGGATCTGGGATAACCGCATTGATGAGCCGATTCTGCTGCCGCCCAGCATTAAGTATGGCAAGCCGATTCCCAAAATCAGCTTGGAAAATGTAGGCTGCGCCTCGCATATTGGCAGGCGGAAAGAGAACGAAGACCGGTTTGACAGCGCTCAGCTGACCGATGAGGTCCTGTACTTTGCCGTGTATGATGGACACGGAGGACCTGCCGCCGCTGATTTCTGTCACACCCACATGGAGAAATGCATCAT GGATTTGCTTCCTAAGGAGAAGAACTTGGAAACTGTATTGACCTTGGCTTTTCTAGAAATAGATAAAGCCTTTGCAAGGCATGCCCACCTGTCTGCTGATG CAACCCTTCTGACTTCTGGGACTACTGCAACGGTAGCCCTGTTGAGAGACGGTATTGAGCTGGTTGTAGCCAGTGTTGGGGACAGCAGGGCTATTTTGTGTAGAAAAGGAAAATCCATGAAGCTGACCATTGACCATActccagaaagaaaagatgaaaaagaaag GATCAAGAAATGTGGTGGCTTTGTGGCTTGGAATAGTTTGGGACAGCCTCATGTGAATGGCAGACTTGCAATGACAAGGAGTCTTGGAGATTTGGATCTTAAAACCAGCGGTGTGATAGCAGAACCAGAAACAAAGAGGGTCAAG CTCCATCACGCTGATGACAGCTTCCTGGTCCTCACTACAGATGGAATTAACTTCATGGTGAACAGTCAAGAGATTTGTGACTTTGTCAATCAGTGCCATGATCCCAACGAAGCAGCCCATGCAGTGATTGAACAG GCAATACAGTTTGGTACTGAAGATAACAGTACTGCAGTAGTAGTGCCTTTTGGTGCCTGGGGGAAATACAAGAGCTCTAAAATCAACTTCTCATTCAGCAGAAGCTTTGCCTCCAGTGGACGATGGGCGTGA